The Cololabis saira isolate AMF1-May2022 chromosome 23, fColSai1.1, whole genome shotgun sequence genomic sequence gtttaaacccgcagttcgtgggtttaggacgtgtttaaacccgcagttcgtgggtttaggacgtgtttaaacccgcaattcgtgggtttaggacgtgtttaaacccgcagttcgtgggtttaggacgtgtttaaacccgcagTTCGTGGGTTTAGGACGTGTTTTCTCGCGGCTGACGGGACCGTTGACGCGGCATGGACGACAGCAAGGTGGGGAGCTAACGGCTAACGgctaattcaccttttttctccactATATTCACGGAGTTCGGGAGCGGAGTGGCCTAGTGGTTGGGGCTTCGGGCTCATGATCCgaaggtcgcgggttcgaaccCCTCGATCCCAAGGAtgcacaaaaaaatgtcattaataaatatcattctatacagtatttatagaagcaataatacaatagtacaTATACATGTCTATGTGTATTatccctttgttttatatttattaatcattTAGTATTTATAGgagcttttgaattgtaataacgtgctccacattttcatttctgtatttaagctgttccacagattaactcctaggggcccagtcacacagcaaaacTACTATAAATTACAGAtacatataataaatataataacctTATTACctaaaaacacacaataaaaccctgagatcctcagatttcctagatacaaagatattcttgtaaaaataatacatcaggtattggtacataaaCATTCACACATAGTTTTAGAGTTTGttcgtttttgtttattttgaacatgtataaaaaacaagaaaaaagataaatccaggttcattccaccacataaagaaaaaaaaaccatcaaaacacatatttcagttacatgttggaaaaggagtgggaggaagtataaacttatttaatcccaccctctttccacaactaaacataaattatatgtctgtatttattttttatactatacactaatttgtatgaatatatataattttttacaaaaataacctgtttaaaacaagatgtaagctctgtcataaatataatataacttatataaatataatataatttatataaatataatataactatgatataaatataatccgtatatctaagtatataaacagacaaagacaacatgacagaatagcagaacacacacagctgctgatctttaaacacagtcttcacttttatacctcaaataaaccatttctttatatttcttcttaaatagtttcttgtttgtacattcttttaactccaaattcaaaccattccacagtttaattccacaaactgatacacaaaaacgtatttttgttgtacgcatgaataaagatttgaagtttaaatgataacccccttccctcccaatgaatAATTTCTGAATGTTTATCCGGTAGTGaatgattttttgctttaaacattactggtgcagattgaaatgccactagatccatgagttttagtactttagactgtatgaatagtgagttagtgtgatctCCATATCCAGCCTTATGAATGTATCGTATTTCTCTCTTTTGAAGTACGAGTAATGAGTGGAACCTGGTTTTATAGTTATTGCCCCAAATTTCTGCACAGTAAGTGAAATATGGAAGAACTAGTGACCAGTAAAGAATGTGGACGGCCCTGTGATCCAAAACCTGTTTTGCTCTGTTAAGTACTGCAATGctctttgaaactttgttttgtacacgcttaatatgagatttccagcTAATTTAATCCATTATTACTCCAAGAAATCAGATTTAGTTTACTCTTTCAATATCGCTGCCATCCAATTCAACTTTTATATGCAtatttattagggctgggcaagTTAACGCGTTATTATCGCGTTAACTCATTCATTTATTAAcgccaacatttattttatcgCGCATTAACGCATGTTGctcacatgcttttgttttgaaaagtctTTTACCGGCTGCTGCAGAACCGGAAGAGAGTTGGCggaaaaacatgtggaaaagctAAAACAGACATGGAGAGAGGTAAAATTACGGTTACATggacattttaattttaaagttctcCCAGACGGCGGATTCGACCCTGTAAAGGAAATTTCAATAGTGATTTTGTGCTTCACACTTTCTAACAGGGACATTTGGTGCTGAATATAGACGGTAAAGCTGCTCCCCGTTAAAAGTTTCTGCTGTTTCCTCAGAAATTGCCTGTTTTAATGTCATGATTGTGGATCAGGATTTTGTtggtagactttttttttttcataaaaaaaaatgatgacatTAATGCCCTGGCAGTGGCAAtaagctatattttatttgacatttttacacTAAATATGTGTTACTGACAAGTGCTGATGTTTGCTGAGATGTTTGCACAACAAATGTTATGGCTCTTTCGTTCatacttttataaataaaagtgaactttACACAACTTTTGAATAGATTATTTGATTTTGCATACAGATGCCGGAGGGGAAGGTGAAGAATCCCGGGAAACGCAGCAGGAAACCGGCCAAGATGGACCTGCGGGAGGAGCTGGACATGGtgagcagggctggggatccattcaaatggaAACAATCCattcaattcttaagattcagaatcgattatcaagatttgattcaatccgatattttatttttattttttgcacttacaaacatacaagcatcgaggaaaaaaaaaaaaatcagtaataaaacaaagttaaaatgtgCAGGAAAGATCACGAAGCCCGACGGGCTTATAAGCGACCCTCCCCTCTTAAACctacaataattataattaacactttacaccccccctccccacccaaTACCCACAATTCCTCATACACACATGTGCAGATTTCCATCATATACAAAGAAGTATGTTATACAGCAGAGAACAATAGTTACACAACAtttagaaagaaaagagaaatatatatatataaaataataataaaaactagaGATACATATACAATACCCAATGATACAAAAGTGATTAGAACATCTGTaaggatttttttaatttaatcttaaatgtatttaaagagAGACATGATTctgttaaatgttttatatcGTTCCACAGCACTACACCTTGGTAGACAAATGTAAATTTAGCAACAGAGGTCGTACAGAAAGGAATGTGCAAGTGATTCTTCCCTCTTGTAAAATGTGCATGGTAATGGGAATTAAACTCAAAGtaactttggaaaaaaaatgtgtaaagaTGCAGGAAGGTGAATTACTTTATACATAAGAACTCCTATTTGATACTTGTTGACCTCATAAATTGTGAGAAGTTGCAATTGTTTAAATAATGGCTCCGTTGGGGCTAAATAGGAAGAGCTGGTGGCAATTCTAACGAAGGATTTCTGAAATCTATGGATTGCTTGTAAATAAGAGCGGTAAGTGCTAGCCTAAATTATATTACAGTAAGAGATGTGAGGATAGAATAAACTATAGTACAAGTTTAGAAGTGTACGttttttcaaatgttgtttAACCCTTTTTATAATGCCCAAAGATTTAGAAACCTTTTTACAGACAAATTCACAGTGAAGTTTTTCATCAATGTAGACACCCAACAACTTCGCTGATGAAACTTGTGCTAGTGCTTTGTCAGTGATATAAATGTTGGCCTTGTCTGCATTgtagttcttgtttttatttctaaaaataatgaaattagaTTTCTTGACATTAAGTAATAACTTGTTTAACTTAAACCAATGGGAAAAATGAAAGAGTCCAGCATTTGCTTTAGCAATAATGAAATCAAAATTCTTATCAGTGACAAAGAGatttgtgtcatcagcaaaaaCTAAAGGTGAcaattagggctgcacgattaatcgttaaaaaatcgcgatctcgattcatgcttgaacgcaatctcatttccagatgacgacgatttaaaaaaaaaaaaaaatctttttttttaaagatggctgcataaaaaaaggactaggcctgttctaggttgttgtagtcctgtcatgatcaactatcatgttgtcatgtttgttatattttgtcaacgattgtggattacatttggagaaacatctacctttctcatcacctgacacatattgcacataaatattgttaaaattgttattgtataaagacaagagagatgtttattgtttttatgttcaatgtcagctgttacagcaaaaagcagccagaggaataatttgttgcctcagaactacaggatctgttacaagtcccctttctgaaagggtgttcaactccgggaggaacaaatattgttaaattgttattattgtttaaattattcaaaggtttgtgtaaagaagacaagagatgtttattgttattatatttttgttcagctgttgcaaagttaaagtaataagtgcaataaattttatattggaaaaaaaacgtgagagaatcgtgatctcaattctaagcaaaaaaatcgtgattctcattttgtccagaatcgtgcagccctagtgaCAATAAACTTGATGCATTGACAAGATCATTAACATATATCAAAAACAACAAGGGTCCAAGAATGGACCCGCATTCTAGTACAGCCCGCTGTGATTTTAtaccatttaaaaacaacaaattactcTCTGCTGTTTAAGTAATTGGAAACCCATTGTAAAACCTGTTTTTGAAGACCATAACATGACATTTTTGATAACAAAATTTCATGATTCACCATATCAAAGGCCTTTGATAAATCCAAGAAAATACCTAAAGCATATTCATTATTATCTAGTACAGCAGTAATTTTTTCTCTGATGTAACTTTATACACTgtatattgatttgggttagtgttattaaaactgttttttcagctgttcccTGAATTATGACTGTAGCtctgcaacatattaacactagtattatattgagattcaacagcaagtattgcagctaatgatgctgtaaggaccaatcagctcccagaatgctgatagaactgaaacagaaacatcgtggggcagaattaccaaacacatccagggaggaaacagagacggaggaaatcactTTTAGTTTTtcacacattccgtttttatcttttcaattttatatgttttatcggtttttaatttttgagaatttggtttttagtattttatgcaAATCTTACCctaatacagtatataaagtaatgaaatgtaaacaatttatgcaattataactgaaaactttaatgtttcatcccataacatatttaaaggcaagaaCATGGCACCaattattctcgtgtccaacaagacatagttttttgggcaaaaacaaaaaaaaatccaaaagttAACTATGAAATagataactaagaaataaagaaCTCACATattcctttcaatatccatttaaagtgcaaaaaagaaagaaatcgcAACAGCTCAACAGGACATGTGTAAATTAAATgatgtgactactgggattaaagttcaccaggtgaaagtgtaataatgaaaataaatcgatctttagacataagaatcaatttttaggaattcatatgaaaattgatttagaatcagaaaaatcgatttttttcaacgcAGGCCTAATGGTGAGGGAGGGGGaccgggtccagatccagacctgcaggtcctctacagaccactagggtccagatccagacctgcaggtcctctacagaccactagggtccagatccagacctgcaggtcctctacagaccactagggtccagatccagacctgcaggtcctctacagaccactagggtccagatccagacctgcaggtcctctacagaccactagggtccagatccagacctgcaggtcctctacagaccactaggatccagatccagacctgcaggtcctctacagaccaccagggtccagatccagacctacaggtcctctacagaccaccagggtccagatccagacctacaggtcctctacagaccactagggtccagatcgtCCGACTCTTCTTCACCTTCTTTCAGCCCGACCAGTCTCGCGTTAGCTCTTGGGCTGCGGCTAGCTGTGGGGTGAGGATGTCGTTGACCGCTTCTTTCACTGCCGACTGAATAAACTCACTGAGTTTCTGCTGCTGCGCTAGCATAGCAGAGCTATCAGCGTTAGCTATGGCGTCGTCCAGATCCTCTCGGCATTGtaaccattgtttttttttcttcaacggTGACATGCTGTTTCCTTCTCGTTTACTCCCAGGCTTCACTTGAGACATTATGCTGTGATGACTTGTCAGTTTAGtcggtaaaaaaaagtaaaaatgaggATTTGAGAGGTTGTTGAAGGCTAGCTGTTAAGCTACACGTGCATCGCAGTCAGGCACCACCCAGAAGTCACGTCACCTTAATcttatacatattttaaactTAACGTTAGCTTAATAAGTCATGTTAGCATTCATGTTAGCGAACGGTACCTTCCTAGTTAATGATTAACCCATTTGACCAACCAATGAGTTGGCTTAAGACACTTTTACAGCATATTTTATTTAGAAATATGGAGCCcctttggtgacatttgaaaaaaataaaataatgcgtggccacacatTGATAACTCGTGGCCATGGGTTAATATCtagtggccacgcattaataactcgagGCCATGCGTTAATCAATGCGTGATAATCAATGTTCATTatcaaaataattattttatttttttcaaatgtcaccagagtgGCTCCGTAGAGAATTATAATAGTCTAGATAGAATAGTATAATAATAGAAGTCTTTGCTTCTGTGaggttctctggaaaaaaaaaagagattaagtGTGATGGCCAAATGCAGATAATACTGGGGTCCTTGACATGCCAGTTTGagatttaaatattttgttatcgttattgaatgcactgtattttttatttgttgcattgaTTGACTGAATGTGTCTATattttaggggtgtaacgatacactaatctcacgatacggtacgatacacgatattgaggtcacgataacgatacgatacgatattatagcagtattttttaacaaccttgatagaggaacatatgactggaaaaaatggtcttttatttgaaagacacataatacaaaacaatgctgtgtgtttgccctactgttacagtttgtaatgctttataactgtttaagttttaaagagaaagccaggccaaccattttccacaaactgaactaaaagtaaatgtcaggtttgcattatgcatcttcagtttcatacaagtacaaatattttgccacaaactgaatagtttctctcatgtatgatttgacttttttcttttccagaaatttaacaactaaaattgaataaataaataaaagtaaataaatacatacaattttacatcataaaaaagattgattcatgttcaccttataagtgtaagaggagatttatttttgttaagaaggttattttggtaattcagggttcattattttataaatatattctttatattctgtaaatcagggactataattacactagtcagtatgtcagttgttagtatgttttagattgggcggagtgatacagcactaggtgttgtgttgatgttctgaaatcctacgctgttgagcggacattgaagtacacgcaaactcacgcagaagttgtcccgtgtttatcctactcacgaccccaaaaaggtttaatttaataaggtaaggcttaactctacaccagacttaaataagtaaaggttcagagctcaaaacaggaccgcaaaacgggactactttcttgtgagcggagtaagattttggtccgcgcggtcgcggcTGCGGCCGCGGtcagatgcgcgtttctagtcaacacaatagattaatattaataatccaatatcgcgatacaggttgtcacctccacgacacgtatcgtgacgtttttgtatcgcgaaatttcgtggcacgatatattgttacacccctactatattttcaacactgtgcctaattacagtgtaattaccatggtattacctggttattactgtactgtaaaagaaagggttaccccCACTGGTTCACTACTCTTATAGCTCAGTGCTATATCATCTCCTGAAATGGCAAGTAAGAACGTAAGGCAAAGTAAAAAAGACACTACATCCGTCAACAGTGCAACgactgcgtgcgtgcgtgtgcgcgcgcacacacaatAGTTCATGTTCAATTTTATGTTCAATATAAATAGTACATGAATGAGTTTTCACTGTGTGCTTCAGCAGCTCTCAAATTTTACACTTATTACGTAGACGTATAAGAAGTCTCATTTGACGGTGTCGTACTGTTAAGAACTAGTTGTAACAAAATAtgtttaacattagtcctcagtAGATAAACTTAATTGTCTCACAGGAAAGAACCTGACAGGCAGCACTTgattgaaactgaaaaggcttttgataatgcagctaagataatgtaagtcattgttttgggagaaatctcaagttaggttctaggagtggtcggctgtacccaaaatgaatcacacacacactcgcctttgctataagatatgaatacatttattagcaaaaagcaagcattacatagaagacatccacaaaactaCCCGTTTGCTAGGATAAGTGTCCAATTACCCCCCACAACTCGGCAGTACACACAATATCACTCGTTTGCCAGGATGACGCGACAAGCTATCCCCCGCAAAACAGCAGCAATCAACACAGTTGCAATCATCACACACAGGTGAAAGGGTTAAACAGGCGTTCTTACCTCGACACAGACTGGAGAGCCAAGGCAGTCCGGTTTTGAATAAGCCAAGGAAAAACCCAATGCCGGGCGTTTTGCCAGAACCCACGGCCGACTCTGGCTATACTTCCGGGATCCCTGTCTTTTATACCTTTCCCTCAGCACCTTGCGGAGAGGGAGGGGAAAGACCTATTCGCCCCCCTGTCCGCAAGCTCTCAAAACAAGTTTCGGCTCCCACGGGACCGAAATCCCGTGCGAACCAGGCTctttctcacagaaaaacaggcATTTGCTATGATAAACCGCAGGTGCGTCGCtgactaaaactaaagctgtgttttgggaatctagggcatcttcaggacacaaaacttattttttctcacTTCAGTCATCCtctctgttacagaatcatgaaggaagacccaaaagacactgctgtgatgattgcgagcaagtcttcaccacttcatcaaaccTGAAGAAGCATAAGAAAACTCACACTGGTGGTAAACcgtacagctgtgatcagtgtggagcggcttttgctcGACAAGGTCACCTAAAGCAACACCAGctcattcacactggagacaagccttacagatgtgatcagtgtggagcagcttttgcccAAAAAGGTAACCTAAAgcaacaccaacgtattcacactggagaaaagccttacagatgtgatcagtgtggagcagcttttgcccAAAAAGGTAACCTAAAgcaacaccaacgtattcacactggagaaaagccttacagatgtgatcagtgtggagcagcttttgccgAGCAAGGTGCTTTAAGGaggcaccaacgtattcacactggagaaaagccttacagatgtgatcagtgtggagtggcttttgcccagcaaagtGATCTTACAAAACACCAAcctattcacactggagaaaagcgttacagatgtgatcagtgtggagcagcttttgcccGGCAAGATCAATTggcgactcaccaacgtattcacactggagaaaagccttacagatgtgttcagtgtggagcggcttttgcccagcaaagtGCTATaaggattcaccaacgtattcacactggagaaaagccttacagatgtgatcagtgtggagcagcttttagcGACTCAAGTAATCTAAGGAGACATCAACATATTCACACGGgataaaaagtgtacatttgtgatcagtgctgatatcatttattttgagagTAAGTTAAAATGCACCAATTTAGTTTTGTTAATTTAGTGTGAAAGAAATAATTCACACATACGCACTGACACAcatagatgatctgaagtttgtgtttaatgtttggttaattgtttatgttgtttagttagttgttgtttgtgtagtctaggcatcggaatttatcccgggttttgtttcactttcttTTAAGACTTtagtaaataaattctgatttaatttgaatgagagaagttgtttgtgtttattttatagatatttgtcacagctgctggttgcaaaggtctgagctcggactccttccttcactgttattctttAACGCCCCCCCGTGGCAACAGGGTGACATGTAggggaataacagctactttgagactgattagttattatttcctgtAAGTAATCttttattagttattaataactatcgttAAATTGAGCTTGTAAAACAGACACAACTGTTGATGAGACAGTGAGAAAAACttaagatttataaaaaaactCAACCTAAAATGCAATTAACAGTTCCAGATATAAAAGATCAGATTCTACCATCAGAGTACAAATGAAAGATAGagcagagaaagaagaaaagtgatCAAGTGTTCCTGCTGAACAACTACATCTAATACGACTGAACATGAGTCCAACTGTCCACTTCCTGTCAGCAGATGGACAACCGGACGTCCTCCAGGTCTTTTATCCTCTATTTGGGTTTGGAGACGCGGCTGTTTTGATCCTCACAGCAGaataaggcccaatcccaattccccTTCACTCgcctttcttttcttccctaccccctaaaaaagaagggggagattttagggcacttgagatctagggcacttggcccaggtgcctgtcccatttctcctactccccctcgttttcatcccttcctgATCAgaaagctgagagccaaaagctgttttaatttccgctgtagcactgttatggcactttattaagttttaatattttttcaggcataaaggtaaccttaagatccgcaaccagggctcagtttatccaaataacgcctgttaagaaatttgacccgatgttttcggagatgagaatagccgccgcccccggggagcagcagcagctcacagcccgaaaacagacgtgatcgctgggACAGcctgctctgttgagaattacgctggctgaaataaatcatttaggaagatgttggtttaatagatgagatctaacagttgtagctacgcctgttgagaaatttgctccgaaatttcgagatttctgtctgccagcTCCGGAGCTGATGGTTTCgtgttaaattgacgcagagcgctacggcgcgcgtcgctgcgtacatcaacgcagagcttacggcgtaggttacgtaacctacgccgtaagctctgcgttggtgtaatgcggaaccataaatccctttattctggtgtGATATttggcaacttt encodes the following:
- the LOC133424461 gene encoding zinc finger protein 239-like isoform X1; this translates as MDDSKMPEGKVKNPGKRSRKPAKMDLREELDMNHEGRPKRHCCDDCEQVFTTSSNLKKHKKTHTGGKPYSCDQCGAAFARQGHLKQHQLIHTGDKPYRCDQCGAAFAQKGNLKQHQRIHTGEKPYRCDQCGAAFAQKGNLKQHQRIHTGEKPYRCDQCGAAFAEQGALRRHQRIHTGEKPYRCDQCGVAFAQQSDLTKHQPIHTGEKRYRCDQCGAAFARQDQLATHQRIHTGEKPYRCVQCGAAFAQQSAIRIHQRIHTGEKPYRCDQCGAAFSDSSNLRRHQHIHTG